In Miscanthus floridulus cultivar M001 chromosome 5, ASM1932011v1, whole genome shotgun sequence, one genomic interval encodes:
- the LOC136454482 gene encoding coniferyl alcohol acyltransferase-like: MANVHGCKDFHVRVVSRRLVMAFDTTIAPHVVAVSNLDLLPQTTQVAMFCLYPKPRATMAFDAVVATFEAGLATLLNHYFLLAGRIATNLSSGLPEVHCSNQGAELVGGEATGAALASLNYAEISASLRMIQLPYGDDVALSVQVVAFSCGGFTVAWSTNHLLVDGRALSSLVSAWSELALLGKLSTGSQPNLDRSVLRPRPTPSYSADDLNEAFTAVDARSQVNVLTCQQSFVERLYYVDASDIAWLREEASRNGRRATRVQAVSAYLWKALAGVVGAADAHCRMGWWVDGRPRLTSPPELRTAMRATSPPSCSERSAWTTLRGRRWRTWPPW, translated from the coding sequence ATGGCTAACGTTCATGGCTGCAAGGACTTCCATGTCCGAGTCGTGAGCCGTCGCCTCGTGATGGCCTTCGACACCACCATCGCGCCGCACGTCGTCGCCGTCTCCAACCTCGATCTCCTCCCGCAAACCACACAGGTCGCCATGTTCTGCCTCTACCCCAAGCCTCGGGCCACCATGGCCTTCGACGCCGTCGTGGCTACCTTCGAGGCAGGCTTGGCTACCTTGCTGAACCACTACTTCCTGCTCGCCGGCCGCATCGCCACCAACCTGAGCTCCGGCCTCCCCGAGGTTCACTGCAGCAACCAAGGTGCGGAGCTTGTGGGCGGGGAAGCCACCGGCGCGGCGCTGGCGAGCTTGAACTACGCCGAGATAAGCGCGTCCTTGAGGATGATCCAGCTGCCGTACGGCGACGACGTGGCGCTGTCTGTTCAGGTGGTGGCGTTCTCGTGCGGCGGCTTCACCGTGGCGTGGTCCACCAACCACCTGCTCGTCGACGGGAGAGCGCTCAGCTCGCTCGTCAGCGCGTGGTCAGAGCTCGCCTTGTTGGGGAAGCTCTCCACGGGGTCCCAGCCGAACCTCGACCGCTCCGTGTTACGGCCTCGCCCGACGCCGTCATACAGCGCCGACGATCTCAACGAGGCGTTCACGGCGGTGGACGCCAGGAGCCAGGTCAACGTCCTCACATGCCAGCAGAGCTTCGTCGAGCGCCTGTACTACGTCGACGCGTCCGACATCGCCTGGTTGCGCGAGGAGGCGAGCCGAAACGGCCGGCGCGCGACTCGCGTACAGGCTGTTTCGGCCTACCTCTGGAAGGCCCTCGCCGGCGTCGTGGGCGCGGCGGACGCACACTGTCGGATGGGATGGTGGGTGGACGGGCGCCCACGGCTCACATCGCCGCCGGAGCTCCGCACCGCGATGCGGGCAACGTCACCACCTTCGTGCTCCGAGAGGAGCGCGTGGACGACGTTGCGCGGGCGCCGCTGGCGGACGTGGCCGCCATGGTGA